From Moraxella sp. K1664, one genomic window encodes:
- a CDS encoding WG repeat-containing protein — MKKLLKPLVIALALSSVSALACEKPQVTGYTSVDCLKDGLAGVKQNGKWGFIDKTGKVVIPVQYDDVWSFSGGLAGVNQNGKWGFIDNTGKVVIPVQYGYAWSFSEGLASVKQNGKHGFIDTTGKVVIPIQYDETWGFIKGKALVQLNGEEFYIDETGKRLN, encoded by the coding sequence ATGAAAAAGTTGCTAAAACCGCTAGTCATCGCCCTAGCCCTATCATCGGTATCTGCCTTAGCGTGTGAAAAACCGCAGGTAACGGGATATACTTCTGTGGATTGTCTTAAAGACGGCTTGGCAGGAGTAAAACAAAACGGCAAATGGGGGTTTATTGATAAAACAGGTAAAGTGGTTATCCCTGTTCAATATGATGATGTTTGGAGCTTTTCAGGGGGCTTGGCGGGCGTCAACCAAAACGGCAAATGGGGGTTTATTGATAACACAGGTAAAGTGGTTATCCCTGTTCAATATGGTTATGCTTGGAGCTTTTCAGAAGGCTTGGCGAGCGTCAAACAAAACGGCAAACACGGTTTTATTGACACAACAGGTAAAGTGGTTATTCCCATTCAATATGATGAAACTTGGGGTTTTATCAAAGGTAAAGCCCTAGTGCAACTAAACGGCGAAGAATTTTATATAGACGAAACAGGCAAACGCCTAAATTGA
- a CDS encoding IS110 family transposase — protein sequence MRLLKQTLHKQGKRQMIHYIGIDISKAKFDVAFINPSTNKVKTKVFNNNKAGFDLLLAWLKTNVSNHLDELHIILEATGVYHEHLSEFLDDNNIKQSIVNPNYVRKFADSLGVIHKTDKKDSIILSRYGYSHKPEIWVAPSIEAKQLKALLARLEALKEDLQREQNRQELLLSPNLPDLVKASMQTVINVLQEEIAKLTKDIDDFVDKHPSLKQDKTLLETIDGIGSVIAKEVVCLIHTKQFKKASQMASFLGLIPKQRQSGVFKGATKLSKQGQVSLRAKLYMSAMSAIRYNSTIKAFYERLQQNGKTKMQALCACMRKLVHICFGVIKTQTSFEQQVSLS from the coding sequence GTGCGTTTATTAAAACAGACACTGCATAAACAAGGCAAGAGACAGATGATACACTATATTGGCATAGACATCAGCAAAGCAAAGTTTGATGTTGCATTTATAAACCCAAGCACAAATAAAGTAAAAACCAAGGTTTTTAACAACAACAAAGCAGGCTTTGATTTACTGCTTGCTTGGTTAAAAACCAATGTCAGCAATCATCTTGATGAGCTACACATCATCCTAGAAGCAACAGGGGTTTATCATGAACACCTAAGTGAGTTTCTTGATGATAATAATATCAAGCAAAGCATTGTCAATCCTAACTATGTCCGCAAATTTGCAGACAGTTTGGGGGTAATCCATAAAACTGATAAAAAAGACAGCATTATTTTATCAAGGTATGGTTATAGCCACAAGCCTGAGATTTGGGTAGCACCTAGCATTGAAGCCAAACAGCTAAAAGCTCTATTGGCTCGCTTAGAAGCACTCAAAGAAGATTTGCAACGAGAGCAAAACCGACAAGAGTTGCTCTTATCACCCAATCTGCCCGATTTGGTTAAAGCATCCATGCAAACAGTCATCAATGTCCTTCAAGAGGAAATTGCCAAACTCACCAAAGACATTGATGACTTTGTTGACAAACACCCAAGTTTAAAGCAAGACAAAACCTTACTTGAAACCATTGACGGTATTGGTTCTGTTATTGCCAAAGAAGTGGTATGCTTAATACATACCAAACAATTTAAAAAAGCCTCACAGATGGCTTCGTTTTTAGGCTTAATACCCAAACAAAGACAGTCAGGTGTCTTTAAGGGAGCAACCAAACTGTCCAAACAAGGGCAAGTCTCTTTGCGTGCTAAGCTGTATATGTCTGCAATGAGTGCCATTCGTTATAATAGCACCATTAAGGCATTTTATGAACGATTACAACAAAACGGTAAAACCAAAATGCAAGCCTTATGTGCTTGTATGCGTAAATTGGTACATATCTGTTTTGGTGTTATCAAAACCCAAACATCCTTTGAGCAACAAGTATCTTTAAGTTAG